Part of the Meiothermus sp. QL-1 genome is shown below.
CCAGGGCTTCGACGTCATCCAGGCCTGCTTTGCCCCCCGGGAGCGGGTACGGCGGGTGATGGTGGTGGGTGGGGGCAGCGTGGGGTATATGGTGGCGCAGGAGCTTTTGAGGCACCGGCTCGAGGTAACCATCATCGACCACAACCCGGAGCGCTGCGCCTGGCTGGCCGAACACCTGCCAGGAGCCCTGGTGCTGGAAGGGGACGGCACCGATTTGGAACTTTTGGAGTCGGAGGGGCTTGACTACGCCGATGTGCTGGTGGCCGTTACCGAGAACGACGAGAAGAACCTTCTGGTCTCGCTGCTGGCCAAGCAGGTGGGGGTGCCCAAGGTGATTACCCGGGTCAACCGGGGGGAGAATCGTCGCCTTTTCGAGCATGTGGGCATCGATATTCCCCTTACCCCCCGGGCGGCCGCGGTGCGCGAGGTGGTGGACTGGATTGCACCCGACAACGTAGACCACCTGGCCCTCATAGAGGACCAGGTGGAGCTTCTGGAGTTTGAGCTGCCCCCTGGCTTCCGCGAGACGCCCTTTGAGAAGCTCTCGCTGCCCAAGGGGGCGGTGGCGGTGGCGTTGGAGCGCGGCACCCGGGTTTACCTGCGCTCGCCCATGCTGGCGGTTACAGGAGGGGACAAGCTCCTGGTGCTCGCCGACCGGCAGGTGGCCGATGAAGTCCTGGCCCAGGTTCGCTAAGGCCAAGGCCGCCAATCCCATCCCGGTAGCCACCTACATGACCGGCACGGTGTATGTGGCCCTGGGCCTGGTGATGGCGGTTTTGGGCCTGGTCGATGCCCTTTTGGGCGAGGAGGCAGAGGGGTTTTTTGCAGGGGCGCTGGTGGGGCTTGGCCTGGGCCTGCTGCTGCGCCGCCTGGGCAGCCCCCAGGCGGAGCCCCGCCGGGCCGAGGCTCTGCTTACGGTGGCGGGGCTTTGGCTTTTGGTGCCGGCCCTGGGGGCCATACCCTTCTGGGTCTCGGGGGGAATGTCCTACCTGGACGCGCTCTTTGAGGCTACCTCGGGCTTTAGCACCACCGGCGCCACTGTTCTTTCCGACTTCAACCAGCTCAGCCATGGGCTTTTCTTCTGGCGCAGCCTGAGCCAGTGGTTTGGCGGGATGGGTATCTTGCTCCTCTTCATCGTGGTCTTGCCTCACCTGGCCCTGGCCGGGCGGCAGATGTTCTTCGCCGAGGTGACCGGGGTGCAGAAGCAGCAGCTCACCCCCAAACTGCGCCAGACGGCCACCAACATCCTGCGGGTCTACCTGGTGCTCACCGGCTTCACCCTGGCCGCCTACCTGCTGACCGGGGTGCCCTTCTTCGAAGCCTTCACCAACACCTTGTCCAGCGTCTCGGCGGGGGGCTTCAGCCCCAACCCCGAGAGCTTCGCCGCCTATTCCTCCCTCACCCAGTGGGCGGCCACCTTGGTGATGTTCCTGACCGGGGTGAACCTCCTTCTGCAGTACCGGGTCGTCTTCGGGCGCGAGTTTGCCGCCCCCTTGCGCGATCCCGAGTTCCGCGCCTATGCCCTGATTGTCGTCCTGGTGGGTCTGGGAATTGCCCTGATTTTGCTTTTGCGCCAGCAATACCCACCAGAAGCGGCCCTGCGCCACGCTTTTTTTCAGACCACCTCCATCATCACCGGCACCGGTTTTGCCTCCGCCGACTTCGCCCAGTGGGTGGTGCCAGCCCAGGTGCTCTTGGTCATGCTGATGTTCATAGGGGGCAGCGCCGGTAGCGTGGGGGGTAGCATTAAGGTCATCCGCTGGCTGATTATTGCTGCGCTGGTTCGGCGCGAGCTCCAGCGGGCCCTGCACCCCCAGGCGGTGCTGCCCTTGAGGGTGGGCCACAAGAACATCGGCGAGGATGTGCTGCGGGCGGTTGCGGCCTTTATCACCCTGTATGTGGGCCTTTTCGCCCTGGGGGTTTTGGTCATAGGGGTGCTCGAGGAGGACTTCGTGGTGGCCTTCACCGCCTCGGCAGCGGCCATCGGGAATGTGGGGCCGGGGCTGGGCGCGGTGGGCCCCATGAGCCACTACGGCGAGCTGCACCCTGTTTCCAAGGCCATGATGATCTTCCAGATGTGGGCTGGGCGCATTGAGCTTATCGCGGTTTTTGCCCTTTTCACCCCGGAGCTTTGGCGCAGGCTCAGGGCCTGAGGTTATGCGACCCTGGTGGCTCGAGCACCTTCGCTTCGCCTACTACGTTTTGGGCGTGCTCTACCTGGCGATGGCCTTGGTCATGTTGGGCCTGGAACTCATCTCGCTCGTTTTGGGGGAGTCGCCCTGGGGGTTTTTGCTGGGGGCGGTGGTGGGGTTTTTGCTGGGTTCGGGCTTTCGCTGGCTGGGCGACCCCCGGCACGAGCCCGGTCGGGCCGAGGCTTTGCTTTCCATCGCCCTGATCTGGCTCCTGGTGCCGGCCCTGGGGGCTATACCCTTCTGGGTCTCGGGGGGGATGTCCTACCTGGACGCATTCTTTGAGGCCATGTCGGGCTTCACCACCACGGGAGCCACCGCGCTGGCCGACTTCAGCCAGTTCGGCTACAGCCTCTTTTTTTGGCGGAGCCTCATGCAGTGGTTTGGTGGGGTGGGTTTTTTGGTGTTGGTGGCGGCCTTGCTGGCCCACCTGGCCGTGGCGGGCCGCCCGCTTTTCATCACCGAGAGCACCGGGCTGCACAAGGAGCCCTTCACCCCGCGCCTGCGCACAGCGGCGCAGAGCATTCTCAAGGTTTACTCTGCCCTCACCCTGGCCGCGGCCCTGTGCTACTGGGGGGCGGGGATGCCGCCCTTCGAGGCCCTTTGCAACGCCCTGACCACCCTGCCCGCGGCCGGGTTCAGCCCCAACCCCCGCAGCTTCGAGGACTACAGCCCTCTGGCCCAGTGGTTTGGCACCCTCTTCATGTTCTTGGGGGGGGCGGGGTTTGTGCTGCAATACCGCTTGTTTTTCACCCGCGACCCCAGGCCCCTGCTGAAAGACGTGGAGCTGCGGGCCTATGCCCTCATCGTGTTGTCGTTCAGCTCGATGCTGGCCCTTTTCCTAATGACCCACCACGCCAAGGATATGAACTACGCCTGGCCCGATGCCCTGCGCCACGCTTTTTTCAACGTGACCTCCATCATCACCACCACCGGCTACGCCAGCGCCGACTTCGCCCTGTGGACTCCTGCGGCCCAGGCTATTTTGGTGGCGGCGATGTTCGTGGGGGGATGTGCGGGCTCAGGGGCCGGGGGCATTAAGCTGATTCGCTGGCTGGTGGTGGGGGCCATGGTGCGGCGGGAGCTGATGCGCGCTTTGCATCCGCAGGCGGTCATCCCCCTGCGCGTGGGGCATAAGAACTTGGGGGAAGAGGTGGTGCGTTCGGTGGCGGCCTTCGTGGTGCTCTACCTGGGGCTTGTGGCGCTGGGGGCTGTTGGCATCGCGCTTTTGGAGAACGACCTGGTGGTGGGCTTTACCGCCAGCGCCCAGGCGGTGGGCAACATTGGGCCGGGGCTGGGCGAGGTGGGGCCGATGGGCAGCTATGCCGGCCTGCATCCTCTCTCCAAGCTGGTGCTGATCTTCCAGATGTGGGCCGGGCGCATCGAGCTTTTCCCGGTTTTGCTCCTGTTTTTCCCGCAGCTTTGGAAGAAGGTCAAGGGTTAGCGGTAAACTGAGCCTTATGGCGGGTTCGGTGCCTGAGTCCTTTCGCCTGGACCACACCAGGGTTCGGGCTCCTT
Proteins encoded:
- a CDS encoding TrkH family potassium uptake protein, with product MRPWWLEHLRFAYYVLGVLYLAMALVMLGLELISLVLGESPWGFLLGAVVGFLLGSGFRWLGDPRHEPGRAEALLSIALIWLLVPALGAIPFWVSGGMSYLDAFFEAMSGFTTTGATALADFSQFGYSLFFWRSLMQWFGGVGFLVLVAALLAHLAVAGRPLFITESTGLHKEPFTPRLRTAAQSILKVYSALTLAAALCYWGAGMPPFEALCNALTTLPAAGFSPNPRSFEDYSPLAQWFGTLFMFLGGAGFVLQYRLFFTRDPRPLLKDVELRAYALIVLSFSSMLALFLMTHHAKDMNYAWPDALRHAFFNVTSIITTTGYASADFALWTPAAQAILVAAMFVGGCAGSGAGGIKLIRWLVVGAMVRRELMRALHPQAVIPLRVGHKNLGEEVVRSVAAFVVLYLGLVALGAVGIALLENDLVVGFTASAQAVGNIGPGLGEVGPMGSYAGLHPLSKLVLIFQMWAGRIELFPVLLLFFPQLWKKVKG
- the trkA gene encoding Trk system potassium transporter TrkA; translation: MYIVIAGGGEIGSQIAKALHTQHDLVVVDTNPEAKERLSGVDAQVVIGSVTDPEVLREAKVDLCDTFIAATNWDEVNLIACMLAKGLGAKEVLCFVGKQSYVDILTDPRTVEILGTRIDQVFWPQRSLAKEIVEVIRIPGAVDTEVLAGGRLRFVEYQVREGSPYVGEGLAHLDWPEGSFLAGIMREGKFIAATDPEFSGLVVRPEDRIFFMTTPQGFDVIQACFAPRERVRRVMVVGGGSVGYMVAQELLRHRLEVTIIDHNPERCAWLAEHLPGALVLEGDGTDLELLESEGLDYADVLVAVTENDEKNLLVSLLAKQVGVPKVITRVNRGENRRLFEHVGIDIPLTPRAAAVREVVDWIAPDNVDHLALIEDQVELLEFELPPGFRETPFEKLSLPKGAVAVALERGTRVYLRSPMLAVTGGDKLLVLADRQVADEVLAQVR
- a CDS encoding TrkH family potassium uptake protein translates to MKSWPRFAKAKAANPIPVATYMTGTVYVALGLVMAVLGLVDALLGEEAEGFFAGALVGLGLGLLLRRLGSPQAEPRRAEALLTVAGLWLLVPALGAIPFWVSGGMSYLDALFEATSGFSTTGATVLSDFNQLSHGLFFWRSLSQWFGGMGILLLFIVVLPHLALAGRQMFFAEVTGVQKQQLTPKLRQTATNILRVYLVLTGFTLAAYLLTGVPFFEAFTNTLSSVSAGGFSPNPESFAAYSSLTQWAATLVMFLTGVNLLLQYRVVFGREFAAPLRDPEFRAYALIVVLVGLGIALILLLRQQYPPEAALRHAFFQTTSIITGTGFASADFAQWVVPAQVLLVMLMFIGGSAGSVGGSIKVIRWLIIAALVRRELQRALHPQAVLPLRVGHKNIGEDVLRAVAAFITLYVGLFALGVLVIGVLEEDFVVAFTASAAAIGNVGPGLGAVGPMSHYGELHPVSKAMMIFQMWAGRIELIAVFALFTPELWRRLRA